The following are encoded in a window of Mycosarcoma maydis chromosome 10, whole genome shotgun sequence genomic DNA:
- a CDS encoding uncharacterized protein (related to beta-1,3-glucan binding protein) yields the protein MSRTTALPPRFSTEEEIEQLQDLPASVGSQIPAVGSVSQSAFQPPNSRRNSYNVAGSGSMPLASSRSSSFSGQSGSSVSRQVYTAGNHSPDVGSPGDLGYMPTVQGRDYDNFVTNMSGYATPSAQSHMSVATPAAGLYQAPSETSFGNAALKYRKPFAQRVLNPGENIEKPWLQDKKRRSSDRKAYWIFIFGLSLGLIGSALLMYFAYAAVPKGKYCLVLDEQFDGDTINKDIWFHEMETGGFGNNQFDWTTDSTNNSFVQDGKLYIVPTLTSDALGDAAIIDGYTLNLTEAGTCTAANKSDANCAVRSNATTGVVLPPIQSARLMTNFSRSIKYGRVEVKARMPTGDWIWPAIWMMPKDSVYGSWPQSGEIDIFEGRGNLPTHRDSQGTNQMSSTLHFGPNSLFDGYGYATKVRNLWRDWFNQRSHTFGLEWTEDALWTWERSRVFRNLDVKFDNGFWKRGRFPNQMANGTLLANPWASVQGPHANAAPFDQEFYLILNVAVGGTNGYFKDGLGDEKPWSNDARNAASQFWQSKDKWLPTWPTDPKKRGMEIEYVKMWQKC from the coding sequence ATGAGTCGTACTACAGCACTACCCCCGCGCTTCTCGACAGAGGAAGAGATTGAGCAGCTCCAAGACCTGCCTGCTAGCGTCGGCAGCCAAATTCCTGCAGTTGGTAGCGTCTCGCAGAGCGCTTTCCAACCTCCCAACAGCCGACGAAACAGCTACAACGTGGCGGGCAGCGGATCTATGCCCTTGGCTTCaagccgcagcagctcttTCAGTGGTCAAAGTGGCTCGAGCGTTTCTCGACAGGTTTATACGGCGGGAAACCATTCTCCTGACGTCGGCTCACCGGGCGATCTTGGATACATGCCGACGGTGCAAGGCCGCGACTATGACAACTTTGTCACCAACATGAGCGGCTATGCGACGCCTTCAGCGCAGAGCCACATGAGTGTAGCGACTCCGGCAGCTGGCTTGTACCAGGCGCCGTCCGAGACGTCGTTTGGCAATGCGGCGCTCAAGTATCGCAAGCCTTTTGCACAGCGTGTGCTCAATCCAGGCGAAAACATCGAAAAGCCATGGTTGCAAGACAAGAAACGTCGCTCGTCGGACCGCAAGGCGTACTGGATCTTTATCTTTGGGCTCTCGTTGGGTCTGATCGGCTCTGCATTGCTCATGTACTTTGCCTATGCGGCGGTTCCCAAGGGAAAGTACTGCCTTGTGCTCGATGAGCAGTTCGATGGCGACACGATCAACAAGGACATTTGGTTCCATGAGATGGAGACTGGCGGGTTCGGCAACAACCAGTTTGACTGGACCACAGACTCGACCAACAACTCGTTCGTTCAAGATGGCAAGCTCTACATTGTCCCCACGCTGACATCCGATGCGCTTGGAGATGCGGCCATCATTGACGGCTATACACTCAACCTCACCGAGGCGGGGACGTGCACAGCTGCCAATAAGTCGGACGCCAATTGCGCTGTAAGGTCCAACGCTACCACTGGTGTGGTGTTGCCGCCAATCCAGTCGGCTCGACTGATGACCAACTTTTCGCGCAGTATCAAGTACGGACGAGTCGAGGTTAAGGCTCGTATGCCTACAGGAGACTGGATCTGGCCTGCGATCTGGATGATGCCCAAGGACTCTGTGTACGGAAGCTGGCCGCAATCGggcgagatcgacatcTTCGAAGGTCGCGGCAACTTGCCCACGCATCGCGATAGTCAGGGCACAAACCAGATGTCTTCTACTCTCCACTTTGGTCCTAACTCGCTCTTTGACGGCTACGGTTACGCCACCAAGGTGCGAAACCTTTGGAGGGATTGGTTCAACCAGCGCTCGCACACGTTTGGACTCGAGTGGACCGAAGATGCGCTGTGGACGTGGGAGCGCTCTCGCGTGTTCCGAAACCTGGATGTCAAGTTTGACAATGGCTTTTGGAAGCGCGGTCGTTTCCCGAACCAGATGGCCAACGGAACGCTCCTGGCCAACCCATGGGCGTCAGTGCAAGGCCCACACGCCAACGCCGCACCGTTCGACCAAGAGTTCTACCTCATCCTCAACGTAGCCGTCGGAGGCACCAACGGCTACTTCAAGGACGGCCTTGGAGATGAAAAGCCATGGTCCAACGATGCGCGAAACGCTGCCAGCCAATTCTGGCAGTCCAAGGACAAATGGCTCCCCACTTGGCCTACAGACCCCAAGAAGCGTGGCATGGAAATCGAGTACGTCAAGATGTGGCAGAAGTGCTAG
- a CDS encoding ERMES complex subunit MMM1 (related to MMM1 - required for mitochondrial shape and structure), whose product MQQPQQQDLQIGLPYAPVQPPIPSPAAYFAYLPSPSRWTFTQGLIVGQVSMVIVALLLIRYVIFEDSATALEKERLMRLKVSQRRSKLHAKALLQDARKANSAAASAAAAAAPSPASHPLRKSHRLASDTRASMFANILDKTAYDLSSHLPESADWLNVMFAQAIAGYREDVLTGGVSSHHHTASDAIPSPNPLEPQKERTARDLMEEILNRATSSFLDPIRVTEADFGDAYPIFTNARVRPADDTGRTRIEIDVDYSDQITLAIDTKLLINFPKPRFAVLPVSLGLTIVRFSGTLAIELFSSDPNATVLPTANPNPSSSSSSSATPPRSRHQLHFSLHPDFALEASATSLLGSRAKLQDIPKIEQLLISRLRGWIMDRFVWPRYWSLTLPNLVPSPAASRSFSAAAAANRHTDAASVGSSGGHGQINVGTGVERTDASVIQPGHHESARQEMLHAASERPSLASSRPPHVRSSSSGLRANGMGSVEAWRAHAAGVYNQPSHQHATSLNQAALLRAHVGGGGATDCAPGSDVNIEVPGSYRGSVAGAGIELASSSNASSVLPTGAHHSSGLRNRPGFVQ is encoded by the coding sequence ATgcaacagccacagcagcaagatctGCAGATCGGCCTGCCATACGCGCCAGTCCAACCTCCGATACCCTCGCCAGCCGCCTACTTTGCCTACCTTCCATCACCCTCCCGATGGACTTTCACGCAGGGTCTTATTGTCGGCCAGGTATCCATGGTCATTGTCgcgctcctcctcatccgATACGTCATCTTTGAAGACTCAGCCACCGCTCTGGAAAAGGAAAGGCTCATGCGTCTCAAAGTCTCCCAACGCCGTTCAAAGCTTCATGCCAAAGCTCTTCTACAGGACGCCAGAAAGGCCAActccgctgctgccagtgctgctgctgctgctgctccttcGCCCGCCTCTCACCCGCTGCGCAAATCCCATCGTCTTGCTTCCGACACGAGAGCATCCATGTTCGCCAACATCCTCGACAAAACCGCCTACGACCTCTCTTCTCACCTTCCCGAATCCGCCGACTGGCTCAACGTCATGTTTGCTCAAGCGATTGCAGGCTATCGCGAAGATGTGCTCACTGGCGGCGTATCTTCTCATCATCACACCGCTTCCGACGCCATCCCTTCACCGAACCCGCTCGAACCACAAAAGGAGAGAACGGCTCGTGATTTGATGGAAGAGATCCTTAATCGTGCCACTTCCTCTTTCCTTGACCCAATCCGCGTCACCGAAGCCGACTTTGGCGACGCCTATCCCATCTTCACCAACGCCCGCGTCCGTCCAGCAGATGATACAGGCCGCACAcgcatcgagatcgacgtcgactATTCCGATCAGATCACCCTTGCCATCGATACCAAGCTCCTCATCAACTTTCCCAAACCCAGATTCGCCGTCCTTCCTGTCTCGCTCGGCCTGACCATTGTACGATTCTCGGGCACCTTGGCAATCGAGCTCTTCTCTTCCGATCCAAATGCTACCGTGCTTCCAACTGCCAACCCAAAtccttcctcttcctcttcctcttccgccaCTCCGCCACGCTCTCGCCACCAGCTCCACTTTTCCTTGCATCCCGACTTTGCGCTCGAAGCGTCAGCGACCAGCTTGTTAGGCTCCCGAGCCAAGCTGCAAGACATTcccaagatcgagcagctcctcATCTCGCGCCTTCGCGGTTGGATCATGGATCGATTTGTCTGGCCGAGGTACTGGAGTCTCACGCTTCCCAACCTCGTCCCCTCTCCCGCTGCCTCTCGCAGCTTCTcggcggctgcagctgccaatAGACACACCGACGCAGCTTCAGTAGGCTCATCAGGTGGGCATGGTCAGATCAACGTTGGTACGGGTGTCGAGAGAACCGACGCTTCGGTTATTCAGCCCGGCCACCACGAGTCGGCGCGTCAAGAGATGCTCCACGCCGCGTCTGAACGTCCCTCTCTTGCATCATCACGTCCACCTCACGTgcgctcttcgtcgtcggGACTGCGTGCAAATGGAATGGGTAGCGTCGAAGCTTGGAGAGCACACGCAGCAGGTGTGTACAATCAGCCCTCTCACCAACATGCCACCAGCCTTAACCAGGCCGCCTTGCTGCGCGCCCATGtcggaggaggaggagctaCTGACTGCGCGCCCGGTTCTGACGTCAATATCGAAGTCCCCGGCAGTTATCGCGGCTCAGTAGCGGGCGCAGGCATCGAActcgcctcgtcctccaaCGCTTCGTCTGTTCTCCCCACCGGTGCGCACCATTCATCAGGACTACGTAATCGGCCAGGCTTTGTACAGTAG
- a CDS encoding putative fatty acid alpha-hydroxylase: MAATSSSSSSKMQLFSVDDVAKHNTATDCWLIHRGNVYNVTDFVEDHPGGDDLIIKYAGKDMGEIMDDPQEHSHSDSAYELLDEYIIGRLPATDAEKHALQQRTAQGGYSGKDDSIVITEDFHPEETDFSSDYKAHKFLDLNKPLMPQMLRANFSKQFYLEQVHSPRHLKHPARFFDQDYLEVFTRTPWYVVPMVWLPIASIIFFRSITQFASNLASTPLNATNWYEAATKPTQFDASVWSIAVTQTAICWAIGVVIWTLLEYTIHRFLFHIDNILPDKPAFLTLHFLLHGVHHFLPMDRLRLVMPPLLFLVLSYPFTQLAHTLFPHAIANGIISGSFSMYVVYDCMHYALHHTKLPEYMREMKKYHLEHHYKNFELGFGVTSKVWDYVFGTQL; the protein is encoded by the coding sequence ATGGCGGCGacatcttcttcttcttcttccaagATGCAGCTGTTCTCAGTGGACGACGTCGCAAAGCACAACACCGCGACCGACTGTTGGCTCATCCACCGTGGCAACGTGTACAATGTCACCGATTTCGTCGAGGATCACCCGGGTGGAGATGACCTCATCATCAAGTACGCCGGCAAGGACATGGGCGAGATCATGGACGATCCGCAGGAGCACTCTCACTCGGATTCTGCCTACGAGTTGCTCGACGAGTACATCATTGGTCGTCTGCCTGCCACCGATGCTGAGAAGCACGCACTCCAGCAGCGCACTGCCCAGGGTGGCTACTCGGGCAAGGATGACTCGATCGTCATCACCGAAGACTTTCATCCCGAGGAGACCGACTTTTCGTCCGACTACAAGGCGCACAAATTCCTCGACCTCAACAAGCCGCTCATGCCTCAGATGCTGCGTGCCAACTTTTCCAAGCAGTTTTACCTCGAGCAGGTGCATTCGCCGCGCCACTTGAAGCACCCCGCACGCTTCTTTGACCAGGACTATCTCGAAGTCTTCACGCGCACGCCGTGGTACGTCGTACCCATGGTCTGGCTTCCGATCGCTTCCATCATCTTTTTCCGCTCCATCACCCAATTCGCTTCGAATCTAGCGAGCACGCCGCTCAACGCCACCAACTGGTACGAAGCTGCTACCAAGCCTACGCAATTTGACGCTTCCGTGTGGTCGATCGCCGTGACCCAGACTGCCATCTGCTGGGCAATCGGTGTCGTCATCTGGACGTTGCTCGAGTATACGATTCaccgcttcctcttccacaTCGACAACATCCTTCCGGACAAGCCCGCGTTCCTCACGCTCCACTTCCTCCTTCACGGCGTCCACCACTTCCTGCCCATGGACAGGCTTCGACTCGTCATGCCTccgctgctcttcctcgtgcTCAGCTACCCGTTTACCCAACTCGCACATACCTTGTTCCCAcacgccatcgccaacggcATCATCAGCGGCTCCTTCTCCATGTACGTCGTCTACGACTGCATGCATTACGCCCTCCACCACACAAAACTCCCAGAGTACATGAGGGAGATGAAAAAGTACCACCTCGAACACCACTACAAAaacttcgagctcggcttcggtGTCACTTCCAAGGTCTGGGATTACGTCTTTGGCACCCAGCTCTAA
- a CDS encoding tRNase Z (related to TRZ1 - tRNase Z, involved in RNA processing) — MLADLRVLHVPSSDTNVLPPVILQFGADRYLFNAGEGTSRSSTQRKANLSRISNIFVSRVGWEAIGGLPGVLMSMADGQRSTESLHGPDGLRYALATMRTYAKRDIMKLDVHEVPSLSHSSPPDQNPSEISDAASVPIFTDDNLAVYAVPLHPTKALEPAFKKPKVDCDRSAAVSAATLDKVDQLWRKPYFNPSILQGHEAQAWIRLVSDSIFNDSLLRKREQQATDITESVTDTRSSRKLVSSVDDVEIPDADQPQPSSSPHARALAPWRPPLSPAFVTRLLPRPPSDTRNVLADRADPAEGGQAPVLAFICEAHPQRGKFDPVKATEAGVPPGPLFAALTKGEDVTLKRPTSWSSMPSHERKKWLQSQTGGRRGATGSSSTNAKQKAQQNGKVKHQGAGESTPAAWNDLEEVLVKWNHVVGPSRAGAVVFYIYLPSIDYIDNLLSDSATLAFSPYTLQANGHLSKEQSRMPHVIVHAVPVDLLQDPRYQTWMRQFGPDCHHLIANYNVCANKLMFPSSATIPLRLSKLDNVMFKVPQYQLTPQVPVSALSKAVMSDRADASDFPLKFVAAEADQVIPLHPRGEPKHFSSGAPDFDFPILSERAAKVAAFEYDYAEETKQQTQPIAKGKVKAKGNSKNGVGATTEALHDGLSTMRNTRLREARKQAWQAYLDVVKKIKAETEPTAASVPSEKDILVTTLGTGSAAPSKYRNVISTLIQTPSSGNILLDAGESTYGLLRRKFGCRRDGTAAESGSLVSQDVDDILRKMHVLFISHIHADHHIGVIRLLLERRKLVPRPDKPLYLFGTSFVHNYLEEYEQLEKLGLDEDVILVLNDHLDHQKGVDPNLSNQQGLSAAFANRNSCGQEQARQEHLAHVQAIKDLTGLSYIHTARVVHRGSHCYGLVVRHAMENWSVAYSGDTRPAPELIAAGKDCSLLIHEATLEDGELDMAIAKGHSTFGEAIRVGHEMGAHNILLTHFSQRYPKMARSSLFALSEQGDKNWRNVPIALAFDMVTYPLSQFDKIQRYTPAMEALFAADIEGDEEVQSIGGDEHGANGVVEAKGKAVTLGQERDRGKQGKHKQTMTGRDANGSSGAAGAAMATLGIVAATDDSAARAAEEVTHKTDNQLCHAEPQCSTERYVRKGMKPREWRYVGMRLTPSASSRLAVIVPRLVLQLVQTAQTGTLGNVGGAFPVDVLSTHASALDSKSWDVVLRVQADHAHDLATCLSILPSPVIEGQRVRLSVVGPTTAIQTLQNLFV, encoded by the exons CCCGTCATCCTCCAGTTCGGCGCTGATCGCTACCTGTTTAACGCCGGTGAAGGCACCTCTCGCTCCTCGACACAGCGCAAAGCTAACCTCAGCCGCATCTCGAACATTTTTGTCTCTCGCGTAGGCTGGGAGGCCATCGGTGGTCTTCCTGGTGTGCTCATGTCCATGGCTGATGGTCAGCGTTCCACCGAATCTCTTCACGGTCCAGACGGCCTTCGCTATGCCCTCGCCACAATGCGAACTTATGCAAAGAGAGACATCatgaagctcgacgttcACGAGGTGCCTTCCCTGTCCCACTCCTCGCCTCCAGATCAAAATCCGTCCGAAATCTCAGACGCAGCCTCAGTTCCCATATTCACCGATGACAATCTTGCTGTCTACGCAGTGCCCCTCCACCCTACCAAGGCATTGGAACCAGCTTTCAAAAAGCCAAAGGTCGACTGCGATCGCTCGGCAGCTGTCTCTGCCGCAACTCTCGATAAGGTGGATCAGCTCTGGCGAAAGCCTTACTTCAATCCTTCCATCTTACAAGGGCACGAAGCACAAGCCTGGATCCGCCTCGTCTCTGACAGCATCTTCAACGATTCTCTCCTTCGCAAacgcgagcagcaagcgacCGATATCACCGAAAGTGTCACAGACACAAGGTCATCGCGCAAGCTTGTGTCTTCGGTCGATGATGTGGAAATCCCAGATGCCGATCAACCACAACCTTCATCTTCTCCACATGCCCGAGCTCTTGCGCCATGGCGTCCCCCACTTTCGCCTGCATTCGTTACTCGCCTTCTACCACGACCACCCAGCGACACTCGCAACGTTCTGGCCGACCGCGCCGATCCAGCAGAAGGCGGACAGGCTCCGGTCCTGGCTTTCATTTGTGAAGCGCATCCACAGCGTGGCAAGTTTGATCCTGTCAAAGCCACAGAAGCCGGCGTGCCGCCAGGACCTTTGTTCGCCGCCTTGACAAAGGGAGAGGACGTCACCCTCAAGCGACCCACATCTTGGTCCAGCATGCCATCACATGAAAGGAAGAAGTGGCTGCAGAGTCAGACCGGCGGGCGTCGGGGTGCTACTGGCTCATCCAGTACCAACGCAAAGCAGAAAGCCCAACAAAACGGCAAGGTAAAGCATCAAGGTGCAGGTGAATCGACACCGGCAGCATGGAACGATCTTGAGGAAGTACTAGTCAAGTGGAACCACGTTGTAGGCccttctcgagctggcgcAGTCGTCTTCTATATCTACCTGCCATCGATCGATTACATCGACAATCTGCTCAGCGACAGCGCAACATTGGCCTTCTCCCCATACACTCTCCAAGCCAACGGCCATCTCAGCAAGGAGCAGTCTCGAATGCCGCACGTCATTGTACATGCTGTCCCCGTCGACCTCCTCCAAGATCCACGTTACCAGACATGGATGCGTCAATTTGGACCCGACTGCCACCATCTTATCGCCAACTACAATGTCTGTGCCAACAAGCTCATGTTTCCTTCCAGCGCCACCATCCCGCTCCGCCTCTCCAAGCTTGATAACGTCATGTTCAAGGTACCGCAGTACCAGCTCACACCCCAAGTCCCCGTGTCCGCGCTCTCAAAGGCGGTTATGAGTGACAGAGCAGATGCTAGCGATTTTCCACTGAAGTTTGTagcagccgaagcggaCCAGGTGATCCCACTCCATCCAAGAGGCGAACCGAAACACTTCTCTTCGGGTGCACCGGACTTCGACTTTCCCATTCTATCAGAACGAGCCGCTAAGGTTGCTGCATTCGAATACGATTACGCCGAAGAAACAAAACAACAGACACAGCCGATCGCCAAGGGCAAAGTCAAAGCCAAAGGCAATTCTAAGAATGGCGTCGGTGCCACTACAGAAGCATTGCACGACGGACTCAGCACAATGCGCAATACCCGCCTGCGAGAAGCGCGCAAGCAGGCATGGCAGGCCTATCTCGACGTAGTCAAGAAGATCAAGGCTGAAACTGAACCCACAGCGGCATCCGTCCCTTCGGAAAAGGACATTCTTGTGACAACCCTGGGTACgggctcagcagcaccgagcaAGTACCGCAACGTCATTTCCACCTTGATCCAGACACCGTCTTCGGGCAACATCCTGCTTGACGCTGGTGAGTCAACGTATGGTCTACTTCGACGCAAATTCGgctgtcgacgagatggtaCCGCGGCCGAGAGCGGATCGTTGGTATCACaggacgtcgacgacattCTGCGCAAGATGCATGTGCTTTTCATCAGCCACATCCATGCCGACCATCACATTGGTGTTATCCGACTGCTCTTGGAACGACGCAAGCTGGTACCCCGACCCGACAAGCCGCTTTACCTCTTCGGCACTAGTTTTGTGCACAACTACCTTGAAGAGTACGAGCAGTTGGAAAAGCTCGGCTTAGACGAGGATGTCATTCTCGTCCTGAACGACCACCTTGATCATCAGAAGGGAGTCGATCCCAATCTTTCCAACCAACAGGGCCTGAGCGCAGCGTTCGCAAATCGCAACAGTTGTggccaagagcaagccCGCCAGGAGCATCTCGCTCACGTCCAGGCTATTAAGGATCTCACTGGCCTCTCGTACATCCACACTGCACGTGTCGTCCATCGCGGCTCGCATTGTTACGGCCTTGTCGTGCGACACGCCATGGAAAACTGGTCGGTTGCCTACTCTGGAGACACGCGCCCTGCGCCCGAGCTGATCGCGGCGGGCAAAGACTGCTCCTTGCTCATCCACGAAGCAAcgctcgaggatggcgaaCTCGACATGGCTATTGCCAAAGGACACTCGACATTTGGAGAAGCAATCCGCGTGGGGCACGAGATGGGTGCACACAATATTCTGCTGACACACTTCTCGCAGCGCTATCCCAAAATGGCCAGATCGTCGCTGTTTGCATTGAGCGAGCAGGGCGATAAGAATTGGAGGAATGTGCCGATTGCGCTCGCATTCGATATGGTGACGTATCCGCTCAGTCAATTCGACAAGATCCAACGCTACACGCCGGCGATGGAGGCGCTTTTTGCAGCGGATATAGAGGGCGATGAGGAGGTTCAGTCGATCGGCGGAGATGAACACGGTGCCAACGGCGTGGTCGAAGCCAAGGGTAAAGCGGTGACTTTGGGCCAAGAACGAGACCGCGGAAAGCAAGGCAAGCACAAACAGACCATGACTGGCCGCGACGCGAATGGCTCGAGCGGTGCAGCCGGCGCCGCTATGGCAACGTTGGGCATTGTGGCTGCCACTGACGATTCAGCTGCAAGAGCGGCGGAGGAAGTTACACACAAGACAGACA ACCAGCTTTGCCATGCAGAACCACAGTGTTCCACGGAGCGATACGTGCGAAAAGGGATGAAGCCACGCGAATGGCGGTACGTTGGTATGCGACTGACGCCATCGGCGTCATCTAGGCTCGCCGTGATTGTGCCGAGGCTCGTCTTGCAACTTGTGCAGACCGCGCAGACAGGTACGCTCGGCAATGTTGGTGGTGCGTTCCCCGTCGATGTTCTCTCCACGCACGCCTCTGCTCTCGATAGCAAGAGCTGGGATGTCGTACTTCGCGTGCAGGCCGATCACGCACACGATCTAGCCACGTGTCTGAGCATACTACCCTCACCGGTGATTGAGGGTCAAAGAGTGAGGCTCAGCGTCGTCGGACCCACGACGGCGATCCAGACACTGCAGAACCTTTTTGTgtaa